One genomic region from Streptomyces sp. NBC_01304 encodes:
- a CDS encoding dipeptidase, whose product MDSMDYVAQARELLTAHPVVDGHNDLPWALREQVRYDHAQRDIAADQSAHLHTDLARLRAGGVGAQFWSVYVRTDLTGDAAVSATLEQIDCVDQLIALHPADLADARTADDMEKARAEGRIASLKGAEGGHSINNSLATLRALHELGVRYMTLTHNDNIAWADSATDEPGVGGLSAFGHEVVREMNRTGMLVDLSHVAATTMRDALDTSTAPVIFSHSSSRAICDHPRNIPDDVLERLPANGGVAMATFVPKFILPAAVDWTHRADDNMRANGFHHLDTTAPAMAVHRAFEAENPRPIATPATVADHLDHMREVAGIDHIGIGGDYDGTAFTPSGLDDVAGYPNLLAELLKRGWSSADLAKLTWSNAVRALRGAEDVARELQAQRGPSNATLDQLDG is encoded by the coding sequence ATGGACTCCATGGACTACGTCGCCCAGGCACGCGAACTCCTGACCGCGCACCCCGTCGTCGACGGCCACAACGACCTGCCGTGGGCGCTGCGCGAGCAGGTGCGCTACGACCACGCGCAGCGCGACATCGCCGCCGACCAGAGCGCCCATCTGCACACCGACCTCGCCCGGCTGCGGGCGGGCGGGGTCGGGGCGCAGTTCTGGTCGGTGTACGTACGCACCGACCTGACCGGTGACGCGGCGGTCAGCGCGACCCTCGAACAGATCGACTGCGTCGACCAGTTGATCGCCCTGCACCCGGCCGACCTGGCGGACGCCCGTACGGCCGACGACATGGAGAAGGCGCGGGCCGAGGGCCGGATCGCCTCCCTGAAGGGCGCCGAGGGCGGCCACTCCATCAACAACTCCCTGGCCACGCTGCGCGCGCTGCACGAGCTGGGCGTCCGCTACATGACCCTGACCCACAACGACAACATCGCGTGGGCGGACTCGGCGACGGACGAGCCGGGCGTGGGGGGTCTGTCGGCCTTCGGCCACGAGGTCGTACGCGAGATGAACCGGACCGGCATGCTGGTCGACCTCTCGCACGTGGCGGCCACGACGATGCGCGACGCCCTCGACACGTCCACGGCGCCGGTGATCTTCTCGCACTCGTCCTCGCGGGCGATCTGCGACCACCCGCGGAACATCCCGGACGACGTCCTGGAGCGGCTGCCGGCGAACGGTGGGGTGGCGATGGCCACGTTCGTGCCGAAGTTCATCCTGCCCGCCGCGGTGGACTGGACCCACCGCGCGGACGACAACATGCGGGCCAACGGCTTCCACCACCTGGACACGACGGCCCCGGCGATGGCCGTGCACCGGGCCTTCGAGGCGGAGAACCCCCGCCCGATCGCCACGCCCGCCACGGTCGCCGACCACCTGGACCACATGCGCGAGGTCGCGGGCATCGACCACATCGGCATCGGCGGCGACTACGACGGCACGGCCTTCACCCCGTCCGGCCTGGACGACGTCGCGGGCTACCCGAACCTGCTCGCGGAGCTTCTCAAGCGGGGCTGGTCTTCGGCCGACCTGGCCAAGCTGACCTGGTCGAACGCGGTGCGGGCGCTGCGCGGGGCGGAGGACGTGGCCCGCGAGCTGCAGGCGCAGCGGGGCCCGTCGAACGCGACGCTGGACCAGCTGGACGGGTAG
- a CDS encoding acyl-CoA thioesterase, protein MTDQAPTAEAEIPGKPTSASRTTLSHIMTHNDTNLLGTVHGGVIMKLVDDAAGAVAGRHSGGPAVTASMDEMAFLEPVRVGDLVHVKAQVNWTGRTSMEVGVRVLAERWNESTPAQQVGSAYLVFAAVDEDGKPRSVPPVVPESERDQRRYQEAQIRRTHRLARRRAIKDLREKRLAEGLDGEA, encoded by the coding sequence ATGACAGACCAGGCCCCTACCGCGGAGGCGGAGATTCCGGGCAAGCCGACCTCGGCTTCCCGGACCACGCTCAGCCACATCATGACCCACAACGACACCAACCTTCTGGGCACGGTGCACGGTGGCGTGATCATGAAACTCGTCGACGACGCGGCGGGCGCGGTGGCCGGGCGACACTCCGGCGGGCCCGCGGTGACGGCCTCCATGGACGAGATGGCCTTCCTCGAACCGGTCCGCGTGGGCGACCTGGTGCATGTGAAGGCGCAGGTGAACTGGACGGGGCGGACCTCGATGGAGGTCGGGGTCCGGGTGCTCGCGGAGCGCTGGAACGAGTCGACGCCGGCGCAGCAGGTGGGCTCCGCCTATCTGGTGTTTGCGGCCGTGGACGAGGACGGGAAGCCTCGGTCTGTGCCTCCGGTGGTGCCGGAGTCTGAGCGGGATCAGCGGCGGTATCAGGAGGCGCAGATCCGCCGGACCCATCGCCTCGCGAGGCGGCGGGCGATCAAGGATCTTCGGGAGAAGCGGCTTGCTGAGGGGTTGGACGGGGAGGCTTAA
- a CDS encoding LCP family protein, which translates to MNDWPNGWSEDRNRGYGRGSGSAQPEGARAMRHVQRPSAPPQGGVPPQPAYGHDDGYGNGQDGRGGYDSGYSDGQVYGGGGQGQGGDDGSYGGSGRPAPDWRRRIKIGLITFLVVVLVWGVGTYFWASSQLKQEVDLSKVIDRPAGGEGTNYLIVGSDSREGMSKEEKQKLHTGSADGKRTDSMMILHVGDSGNTMISLPRDSDVEIPSFVGSESGKKFPGQGRHTKLNAAYAEDGPELLVRTIEANTGLKIDHYAEIGFGGFAGIVDAVGGVEMNIPKAFRDKYSGADFEAGKQTLNGQEALAFVRTRHAFASDLDRTKNQQKFLSALASQVATPGTVINPFKLYPTMSAGLDTLIVDKDMGLFDLAEMFWAMKGVSGGEGKSMNMPISGSSGGNLLWDKAKVKQLVEQLNNDEKVTVEGS; encoded by the coding sequence ATGAACGATTGGCCCAACGGGTGGAGTGAAGACCGCAACCGTGGATACGGACGCGGCAGTGGCAGCGCGCAACCGGAAGGTGCCCGTGCGATGCGGCACGTCCAGCGCCCGTCCGCCCCGCCCCAGGGCGGCGTCCCGCCGCAGCCCGCGTACGGGCACGACGACGGCTACGGCAACGGCCAGGACGGCCGTGGCGGCTACGACAGCGGCTACAGCGACGGCCAGGTCTACGGCGGCGGAGGCCAGGGCCAGGGCGGCGACGACGGCTCCTACGGCGGCAGCGGCAGGCCCGCGCCCGACTGGCGCCGCCGGATCAAGATCGGTCTGATCACGTTCCTGGTGGTCGTCCTCGTCTGGGGCGTCGGCACGTACTTCTGGGCCAGCTCCCAGCTGAAGCAGGAGGTCGACCTCTCCAAGGTCATCGACCGCCCGGCCGGTGGCGAGGGCACGAACTACCTGATCGTGGGCTCGGACAGCCGTGAGGGGATGTCCAAGGAGGAGAAGCAGAAGCTGCACACCGGCTCCGCCGACGGCAAGCGCACCGACTCGATGATGATCCTGCACGTCGGCGACAGCGGGAACACGATGATCTCGCTGCCCCGCGACTCGGACGTGGAGATCCCGTCCTTCGTCGGCTCCGAGTCCGGCAAGAAGTTTCCGGGCCAGGGTCGGCACACCAAGCTCAATGCCGCGTACGCCGAGGACGGCCCCGAGCTGCTCGTCCGTACCATCGAGGCGAACACCGGCCTCAAGATCGACCACTACGCGGAGATCGGCTTCGGCGGCTTCGCCGGCATCGTGGACGCGGTCGGCGGGGTCGAGATGAACATCCCCAAGGCCTTCAGGGACAAGTACTCGGGCGCCGACTTCGAGGCGGGCAAGCAGACCCTCAACGGCCAGGAGGCCCTTGCCTTCGTCCGCACCCGGCACGCGTTCGCCAGCGACCTGGACCGCACGAAGAACCAGCAGAAGTTCCTGTCCGCACTCGCCAGTCAGGTGGCCACGCCGGGCACCGTCATCAACCCCTTCAAGCTCTACCCGACGATGAGCGCGGGCCTCGACACCCTGATCGTCGACAAGGACATGGGCCTGTTCGACCTGGCCGAGATGTTCTGGGCGATGAAGGGCGTCAGCGGCGGCGAGGGCAAGTCGATGAACATGCCGATCTCGGGCTCCAGCGGCGGCAACCTGCTCTGGGACAAGGCGAAGGTCAAGCAGCTGGTTGAGCAGCTGAACAACGACGAGAAGGTCACCGTCGAAGGCAGCTGA
- a CDS encoding right-handed parallel beta-helix repeat-containing protein, translating into MPHPRIRRAALLAAGLLPLALAGTLAGPAAEAAEAPVTYYVDCSAPTPGTGSRAAPLNSLPAVNALTLHAGDTVLFKRGTRCKGQLHARFAGTADSPITYGAYGTGAKPHLDANGNYAAVWLKNAPYNHIRDLELTAPGDNTTARRGVWLQAVDSGDVAGVVLERLDIHDVRGVLPAATGGFHGNGKYAGASGGIIVEALGTQTPSAFTDLTIRQNSIRGVDRAGIYFWSNWARRPDLATFWNSLATADWHPHRNVRIEDNKLADIGGDGLVVKTSRDVLVQRNTLDGFNERAGSVNAGMWTANSDHVTFQFNRSSGGNTDKDGQGYDVDHSTNHVTFQYNVSSDNDGGFFLLCPYGADVPGNAKDFVIRYNLSVNDRTRTFQVCSGGLQRGKIYHNTIQLPDVPAGTTHQIVTENATKAGALDVLFANNILRGGATSGTLAWTLDDPSFRIDRNVLYGVPVPATATGTLTSAPLLTKPGTGTDAPADYRLLPGSPATGAGAAIADNGGRDFFGTPIATPPSIGFHEPAGGR; encoded by the coding sequence ATGCCCCACCCCCGGATACGCCGGGCCGCCCTCCTCGCGGCCGGGCTCCTCCCTCTCGCCCTCGCAGGAACCCTCGCCGGACCGGCCGCCGAAGCGGCCGAAGCGCCGGTCACGTACTACGTCGACTGCTCCGCCCCCACCCCCGGCACCGGCTCCCGGGCCGCGCCCCTCAACTCGCTGCCCGCCGTCAACGCCCTGACCCTGCACGCGGGCGACACCGTCCTGTTCAAGCGCGGCACGCGCTGCAAGGGCCAGCTGCACGCGCGCTTCGCGGGCACCGCCGACTCCCCGATCACGTACGGCGCTTACGGCACCGGCGCCAAGCCGCACCTGGACGCGAACGGCAACTACGCCGCGGTCTGGCTCAAGAACGCCCCGTACAACCACATCCGCGACCTGGAGCTGACCGCCCCCGGCGACAACACGACCGCGCGGCGCGGCGTCTGGCTGCAGGCCGTCGACTCCGGCGACGTGGCCGGGGTGGTCCTGGAGCGGCTGGACATCCATGACGTACGCGGCGTCCTGCCGGCCGCGACCGGCGGCTTCCACGGCAACGGGAAGTACGCGGGTGCGTCCGGCGGCATCATCGTGGAGGCACTCGGCACGCAAACCCCGTCCGCCTTCACGGACTTGACGATCCGCCAGAACAGCATCCGGGGCGTCGACCGGGCCGGCATCTACTTCTGGTCGAACTGGGCGCGCAGGCCCGACCTCGCCACCTTCTGGAACAGCCTGGCCACCGCCGACTGGCATCCGCATCGCAACGTGCGTATCGAGGACAACAAGCTCGCTGACATCGGCGGCGACGGACTCGTCGTGAAGACCAGCCGCGATGTGCTCGTGCAGCGCAACACCCTGGACGGGTTCAACGAGCGCGCCGGATCGGTCAACGCCGGGATGTGGACGGCCAACAGCGACCATGTCACCTTCCAGTTCAACCGGTCGTCCGGCGGCAACACCGACAAGGACGGCCAGGGCTACGACGTCGACCACTCCACGAACCACGTGACGTTCCAGTACAACGTCTCGTCCGACAACGACGGCGGCTTCTTCCTGCTCTGCCCGTACGGCGCCGACGTGCCCGGCAACGCCAAGGACTTCGTCATCCGTTACAACCTGTCAGTGAACGACCGGACCCGGACCTTCCAGGTCTGCTCGGGCGGGCTGCAGCGCGGCAAGATCTACCACAACACCATCCAGCTGCCGGACGTCCCGGCGGGCACCACCCATCAGATCGTGACGGAGAACGCCACCAAGGCCGGCGCGCTCGACGTGCTCTTCGCCAACAACATCCTTCGCGGCGGGGCCACTTCGGGCACCCTCGCCTGGACCCTGGACGACCCGTCGTTCCGCATCGACCGCAACGTCCTGTACGGGGTCCCCGTGCCCGCCACCGCGACCGGCACCCTCACCTCCGCCCCGCTCCTCACCAAGCCCGGCACCGGAACGGACGCCCCCGCCGACTACCGGCTGCTGCCCGGCTCGCCCGCGACCGGGGCGGGCGCGGCCATCGCCGACAACGGCGGCCGAGACTTCTTCGGCACACCGATCGCCACCCCGCCGTCCATCGGCTTCCACGAGCCCGCAGGGGGGCGGTGA
- a CDS encoding MFS transporter, which yields MAVKDTPAATTDQLTSERAEFTRRWTPRLVAFGEFIDGYDLLVMGAALLFLKPTFGLSTTEVGWLGAIAFIGTAVGLVVFGDLSDRFGRKVIFVINLVFFVVAAAASAFVTEVWQLMIARFFIGVAVGMDIPTSHAFLAEIAPKARRGRIAGSLPNMMWLSGAITSVLIALALRDVTGEDTWRYLFGFAALPALAVLIARQFLPESPRWLRAQGRHEEADAVFKVLRVEEPPAPAEPEKRDYRALFTRRAAIRLAAVTGFFALQAFGGAVATVAGPLVMEATGIGVQNALYFSLAGFAAGLLAVIVGARVIDRVNRRHLGIWACLGVFVAGMGIAFLGPKSSALLLACYVAYSLLTWFGPGVLSWVWSSEAFPTQLRGIGTGIAQAVTRLMIALNIVLVPTLLEKFELKAVALYACAYLVCAGIVAASPFLATTGKELEETAS from the coding sequence ATGGCGGTCAAGGACACCCCGGCGGCGACAACGGATCAACTGACCTCCGAACGCGCCGAGTTCACCCGCCGCTGGACCCCGCGCCTCGTCGCCTTCGGCGAGTTCATCGACGGCTACGACCTCCTGGTCATGGGCGCCGCCCTGCTCTTCCTCAAGCCCACCTTCGGCCTCTCCACCACCGAGGTCGGCTGGCTCGGCGCGATCGCCTTCATCGGGACCGCGGTGGGCCTCGTCGTCTTCGGCGACCTCTCCGACCGGTTCGGGCGCAAGGTCATCTTCGTCATCAACCTGGTGTTCTTCGTGGTCGCCGCGGCCGCCTCGGCCTTCGTCACCGAGGTCTGGCAGCTGATGATCGCCCGCTTCTTCATCGGCGTCGCCGTCGGCATGGACATCCCCACCTCGCACGCCTTCCTCGCCGAGATCGCCCCCAAGGCCCGCCGCGGCCGCATCGCGGGCAGCCTGCCCAACATGATGTGGCTGAGCGGCGCGATCACCAGCGTCCTCATCGCGCTCGCCCTGCGCGACGTCACCGGCGAGGACACCTGGCGTTACCTCTTCGGCTTCGCCGCCCTGCCCGCCCTCGCCGTGCTGATCGCCCGCCAGTTCCTGCCCGAGTCGCCGCGCTGGCTGCGCGCGCAGGGGCGGCACGAGGAGGCCGACGCCGTCTTCAAGGTCCTGCGGGTCGAGGAGCCGCCCGCCCCCGCCGAGCCCGAAAAGCGGGACTACCGCGCCCTGTTCACCAGGCGGGCCGCGATCCGCCTCGCCGCCGTCACCGGGTTCTTCGCCCTGCAGGCCTTCGGCGGCGCGGTCGCCACGGTCGCCGGACCCCTGGTCATGGAGGCCACCGGCATCGGCGTACAGAACGCGCTGTACTTCTCGCTCGCCGGGTTCGCGGCGGGGCTGCTCGCCGTGATCGTCGGCGCCCGTGTCATCGACCGCGTGAACCGCCGCCACCTCGGGATCTGGGCCTGCCTGGGTGTCTTCGTCGCCGGGATGGGCATCGCCTTCCTCGGTCCGAAGTCCAGCGCGCTGCTCCTCGCCTGCTACGTCGCCTACTCGCTCCTGACCTGGTTCGGGCCCGGCGTACTGTCCTGGGTGTGGTCGTCCGAGGCGTTCCCCACGCAGCTGCGCGGCATCGGGACCGGGATCGCGCAGGCCGTGACCCGGCTGATGATCGCGCTGAACATCGTGCTCGTACCGACCCTCCTGGAGAAGTTCGAGCTCAAGGCGGTCGCCCTGTACGCCTGCGCGTATCTGGTCTGCGCGGGCATCGTGGCGGCCTCCCCGTTCCTCGCCACGACCGGCAAGGAGCTGGAGGAGACCGCGAGTTGA
- a CDS encoding ROK family transcriptional regulator, whose translation MTAAAQPPDIRRANLAAALRTVLDEGPVPRSDLAARLGLSHATISRIVGRAVAAGLLRELPSVSGGGGRPKVPVDLVADARLTIGLYFGRQRTTAGLVDLRGQVREVATIERGPGSAAELLPGAAGLVRTLLKRARSTPVLGVGAAAGGWVDPTAGVVVDNEALGWRDVPLRRLLEDATGLPVRVDAGARAHATAELWFGGERTEGCSVHLFTGNVIDAAIAMGRRVHTGARSGAGAVGHLPVREGGPACACGRTGVLQAVAADSAVLTQAVERELLGPGAGLEALATLALSGSREADGLLRARARHIGTAVAHLVDLLDPDLVVLSGGVLAVPDHLEEVRREAVLRIGRGWDPRVVRATGLGPGPQALVASSAALLLSAYFADPMAYETLS comes from the coding sequence GTGACCGCCGCCGCCCAGCCCCCGGACATACGCCGGGCCAACCTCGCGGCCGCCCTGCGCACCGTCCTCGACGAGGGCCCCGTGCCCCGCTCCGACCTGGCCGCACGGCTCGGCCTCTCGCACGCCACGATCAGCCGGATCGTCGGCCGGGCAGTGGCGGCGGGCCTGCTGCGCGAGCTCCCGTCGGTGAGCGGCGGGGGAGGGCGTCCGAAGGTGCCGGTCGACCTGGTCGCCGACGCGCGCCTCACCATCGGCCTGTACTTCGGACGGCAGCGCACCACGGCCGGCCTGGTGGACCTGCGCGGGCAGGTGCGGGAGGTGGCGACCATCGAACGCGGACCCGGTTCGGCGGCCGAACTCCTCCCGGGCGCCGCCGGCTTGGTGCGTACGCTGCTGAAGCGGGCGCGCTCCACACCGGTGCTCGGCGTGGGCGCGGCCGCCGGCGGCTGGGTCGATCCGACCGCCGGGGTCGTCGTCGACAACGAGGCGCTCGGCTGGCGCGACGTACCGCTGCGCCGCCTCCTGGAGGACGCCACCGGGCTGCCCGTGCGGGTCGACGCGGGGGCGCGGGCGCATGCCACGGCCGAGCTGTGGTTCGGCGGCGAGCGGACCGAGGGCTGCTCGGTCCACCTCTTCACCGGCAATGTCATCGACGCCGCCATAGCCATGGGCCGCCGCGTCCACACCGGGGCCCGCTCCGGTGCCGGGGCGGTCGGGCATCTGCCCGTGCGCGAGGGCGGCCCCGCCTGCGCCTGCGGGCGGACCGGGGTGCTGCAGGCCGTCGCCGCCGACTCGGCCGTGCTCACGCAGGCGGTCGAGCGTGAACTGCTCGGTCCCGGCGCGGGGTTGGAGGCTCTGGCCACGCTCGCCCTGTCCGGATCCCGCGAGGCGGACGGGCTGTTGCGGGCCCGCGCCCGGCACATCGGAACGGCCGTCGCCCACCTCGTCGACCTCCTCGACCCCGACCTGGTGGTCCTGTCCGGCGGGGTGCTCGCGGTACCGGACCACCTGGAAGAGGTCCGCCGCGAGGCCGTGCTGCGGATCGGCCGCGGCTGGGACCCCCGGGTCGTACGGGCGACGGGGCTCGGGCCCGGACCGCAGGCCCTGGTGGCCTCGTCGGCGGCGCTGCTGCTGAGCGCGTACTTCGCCGACCCGATGGCGTACGAGACCCTTTCCTGA
- a CDS encoding enolase C-terminal domain-like protein — MTAAVIEGARLHAVPVTARTTWLYAEVTGPGVTGWGELSDIPAAAAEPLLRELAGVVRGLEVADAERKLEEAVRPWTAGGDRFHRWTVLGGLATAVADAAARAAGEPLAEHLGAFRGRVGSAPARHRIPLYANINRAMANRTPEAAAQVARRAVAAGFGTVKCAPFDGLPDRHRLKEGLEIARAVRDAIGPERQLLLDAHHLVSVEEVVAHADEFVALCLGWLEDAAPLGDVRALRRLADATGTPLAGGEFAATAEEVRPALASGALAVLMPDVKHAGGPRRVLRLAALAADHGVALSPHNPSGPVATAASAHLAALLPDGPPLETMFGEVTWRGASVSPYEPLDPGTYALNDRPGLGLTPKVPHVR; from the coding sequence GTGACCGCCGCTGTGATCGAGGGCGCCCGGCTGCACGCCGTGCCCGTCACCGCCCGCACCACCTGGCTGTACGCCGAGGTGACCGGGCCGGGCGTGACGGGCTGGGGCGAGCTGTCCGACATCCCGGCCGCCGCGGCGGAACCGCTGCTGCGGGAGCTGGCGGGGGTCGTGCGAGGGCTCGAAGTGGCCGATGCGGAACGGAAGTTGGAGGAGGCCGTCCGCCCCTGGACCGCCGGCGGCGACCGCTTCCACCGCTGGACGGTCCTCGGCGGTCTGGCCACGGCGGTGGCGGACGCGGCGGCACGGGCGGCGGGGGAGCCGCTCGCCGAGCACCTGGGGGCTTTCCGGGGGCGGGTGGGATCCGCTCCGGCACGCCACCGCATCCCCCTCTACGCCAACATCAACCGTGCCATGGCGAACCGCACCCCCGAAGCCGCGGCCCAGGTCGCCCGCCGGGCCGTCGCCGCCGGATTCGGCACCGTCAAGTGCGCCCCGTTCGACGGCCTCCCCGACCGCCACCGCCTCAAGGAGGGCCTGGAGATCGCCCGGGCCGTGCGCGACGCGATCGGCCCGGAACGCCAACTCCTCCTGGATGCCCACCACTTGGTGAGTGTCGAGGAAGTGGTCGCGCATGCCGACGAGTTCGTGGCACTTTGCCTCGGCTGGCTGGAGGACGCCGCACCCCTGGGTGACGTACGCGCCCTGCGGAGGCTCGCCGATGCCACCGGCACGCCCCTCGCGGGCGGCGAGTTCGCGGCCACCGCCGAGGAGGTGCGGCCCGCCCTCGCCTCCGGGGCCCTCGCCGTCCTCATGCCCGACGTGAAGCACGCCGGAGGCCCCCGCCGGGTGCTGCGCCTCGCCGCCCTCGCCGCGGACCACGGCGTCGCGCTCTCCCCGCACAACCCGAGCGGGCCCGTCGCCACCGCCGCCTCGGCCCACCTCGCCGCGCTGCTGCCCGACGGGCCGCCGCTGGAGACGATGTTCGGCGAAGTGACCTGGCGCGGGGCGAGCGTGTCCCCGTACGAGCCGCTCGATCCGGGTACGTACGCACTCAACGACCGCCCGGGACTGGGCCTGACCCCGAAGGTGCCTCATGTCCGATGA
- a CDS encoding SDR family NAD(P)-dependent oxidoreductase: MSDEQPESATSAVVLGAAGGIGRALVARLAADGAHVVAVDRDARVADLPDCTPLAGDATDPDLIERAFAACVHPPRILVHALLDEVRSPLGELTLADWRRVLDIGLVSAWQAAAALVRHKGPGPAAVVLIGSVHAHAAAPGVAPYAVAKAGLAALARAAAVEWGPLGVRTNVLEPGFVTVPRNEHRWSDPAERATILAAYPLGRLCAPEEIAGAASFLASDQASYINGACIPVDGGALAVLPETLVPRPTPPNASGTSGPPLPPGASGP, translated from the coding sequence ATGTCCGATGAGCAACCCGAGTCCGCCACCTCCGCAGTGGTCCTGGGCGCCGCCGGCGGGATAGGCCGCGCCCTCGTCGCCCGCCTCGCCGCGGACGGCGCGCACGTTGTCGCCGTCGACCGGGACGCGCGCGTGGCCGACCTGCCCGACTGCACCCCGCTGGCCGGCGACGCGACCGACCCCGACCTCATCGAGCGGGCCTTCGCCGCCTGCGTACACCCGCCGCGGATCCTGGTGCACGCCCTGCTCGACGAAGTCCGGTCCCCACTGGGCGAGTTGACCCTCGCGGACTGGCGCAGGGTCCTCGACATCGGCCTGGTCTCGGCCTGGCAGGCCGCCGCCGCGCTGGTCCGCCACAAGGGTCCGGGCCCCGCCGCCGTCGTCCTGATCGGCTCGGTCCACGCCCACGCCGCCGCCCCCGGAGTGGCCCCCTACGCCGTGGCCAAGGCGGGCCTCGCCGCGCTCGCCCGCGCGGCGGCCGTGGAGTGGGGCCCGCTCGGGGTGCGTACGAACGTCCTGGAGCCCGGCTTCGTGACGGTCCCGCGCAACGAGCACCGCTGGTCCGACCCCGCCGAACGCGCCACGATCCTGGCGGCCTACCCGCTGGGCCGGCTCTGCGCCCCGGAGGAGATCGCGGGCGCGGCGTCCTTCCTCGCCTCCGACCAGGCCTCGTACATCAACGGCGCCTGCATCCCGGTGGACGGCGGCGCACTCGCGGTACTCCCGGAGACACTGGTCCCGAGACCGACTCCGCCCAACGCTTCCGGCACTTCCGGCCCGCCGCTCCCTCCCGGCGCTTCCGGCCCTTGA
- a CDS encoding dipeptidase, translating into MADLQDESHAPGEVGTLDPPAAPAPVEVDPALDAECAAELEAAAPPAPVEPPTPLGPGATPMERVRSLLATHPVADGHSGLPWALSQLAWYDLELGESALRTDIPRLRAGSVGAMFWSLRVPDDYTGDRAVSATLGLIDLTEGVVRSHPDALRMARSASESADSRAHGRIACLLGPANATALGDSLGALRALHTLGVRSIALLGTRWASGTGLSRFGEEVVREMNRLGVLADLSHSSEATIRRTLAVSKAPVLFSRSGARALTDHPDNLTDDLLAALPANRGLCMVPLSTAQAGPTLRHAADHLDHVREIAGVEHVGLSGTYDTEETTHAPELEDPARYPHLLAELLERGWTEAEVALLTWGNVQRVLRDADFTARAAQLRRPPSSATIDRLDV; encoded by the coding sequence ATGGCGGACCTGCAGGACGAATCGCACGCCCCCGGCGAGGTCGGCACGCTCGATCCGCCCGCCGCCCCGGCCCCGGTCGAGGTCGATCCCGCGCTCGACGCCGAATGCGCCGCCGAGCTCGAAGCGGCAGCGCCCCCCGCCCCGGTCGAGCCGCCCACGCCGCTGGGCCCCGGCGCGACCCCCATGGAACGCGTCCGCTCCCTGCTCGCCACGCACCCCGTGGCCGACGGGCACAGCGGGCTGCCGTGGGCGCTGAGCCAGCTCGCCTGGTACGACCTGGAGCTCGGCGAGAGCGCCCTGCGCACCGACATCCCGCGCCTTCGGGCCGGTTCGGTCGGCGCCATGTTCTGGTCCCTGCGCGTCCCCGACGACTACACCGGCGACCGGGCCGTCAGCGCCACTCTGGGCCTGATCGACCTCACCGAAGGGGTCGTACGCAGCCACCCGGACGCCCTGCGCATGGCCCGCTCCGCCTCCGAGTCCGCCGACTCCCGCGCACACGGCCGCATCGCCTGCCTGCTCGGCCCCGCCAACGCCACCGCGCTCGGCGACTCCCTGGGCGCCCTGCGCGCCCTGCACACCCTGGGCGTACGCAGCATCGCGCTGCTCGGCACCCGCTGGGCGAGCGGCACCGGCCTGTCCCGCTTCGGCGAGGAGGTCGTCCGCGAGATGAACCGGCTCGGCGTCCTGGCCGACCTCAGCCACAGCTCCGAGGCCACGATCCGGCGCACCCTCGCCGTGTCCAAGGCCCCGGTCCTCTTCTCCCGCTCCGGTGCCCGCGCCCTCACCGACCACCCGGACAACCTGACGGACGACCTGCTCGCAGCGCTGCCGGCCAACCGCGGCCTGTGCATGGTCCCCCTGTCGACCGCGCAGGCGGGGCCCACACTGCGGCACGCGGCGGACCACCTGGACCATGTGCGGGAGATCGCGGGCGTCGAGCACGTCGGCCTCTCCGGCACGTACGACACCGAAGAGACGACGCACGCCCCCGAGCTGGAGGACCCCGCCCGCTATCCGCACCTCCTCGCCGAGCTCTTGGAGCGCGGCTGGACCGAGGCGGAGGTGGCCCTGTTGACCTGGGGCAACGTCCAACGGGTGCTGCGCGACGCGGACTTCACGGCCCGCGCGGCCCAGCTGCGCCGCCCGCCGTCCTCGGCGACGATCGACCGCCTCGACGTCTGA
- a CDS encoding VOC family protein, whose product MAVAKLGPVVLDCPDPRALAGFYAAVLGGTVSEGDRGWVDLTGHPGSPLAFQLAEGYVPPKWPSPEQSQQFHLDLTVDDLDAAEEQVLALGAKALDAEDRARTWRVYADPAGHPFCLCAC is encoded by the coding sequence ATGGCTGTGGCCAAGTTGGGCCCCGTCGTCCTCGACTGTCCCGACCCTCGTGCGCTCGCCGGGTTCTACGCCGCCGTCCTGGGCGGCACCGTGAGCGAGGGGGACAGGGGCTGGGTCGACCTCACCGGGCACCCGGGCTCACCGCTCGCGTTCCAGCTCGCCGAGGGGTACGTACCGCCGAAGTGGCCCTCGCCCGAACAGTCCCAGCAGTTCCATCTGGACCTGACCGTCGACGACCTGGACGCGGCGGAGGAGCAGGTGCTCGCGCTCGGCGCGAAGGCGCTGGACGCCGAGGACCGGGCGCGCACCTGGCGGGTGTACGCGGACCCGGCCGGGCATCCCTTCTGCCTCTGCGCCTGCTGA